In one window of Camelina sativa cultivar DH55 chromosome 15, Cs, whole genome shotgun sequence DNA:
- the LOC104747438 gene encoding purple acid phosphatase 10: MGKNKKEKSEKNMDRVGKLDFFSYVLVLCFVFNSLVLLCNGGITSSFVRKLEKTIDMPLDSDVFRVPCGYNAPQQVHITQGDVEGKAVIVSWVTQEAKGSNKVVYWKENSSKKHKAYGKTNTYKYYNYTSGYIHHCPIRNLEYDSKYYYVVGVGETERMFWFFTPPEIGPDVPYTFGLIGDLGQSFDSNITLTHYENNPTTGQAVLFVGDISYADNYPYHDNRRWDSWGRFAERSTAYQPWIWTTGNHELDFAPEIGENRPFKPFKHRYRTPYRSSGSTEPFWYSIKRGPAYIIVLASYSAYGKYTPQYQWLEEEFPKVNRSETPWLIVLMHSPWYNSYDYHYMEGETMRVMYEAWFIKYKVDVVFAGHVHAYERSERVSNIAYNVVNGICTPVKDQSAPVYITIGDGGNIEGLATKMTEPQPKYSAFREASFGHAIFSIKNRTHARYGWHRNQDGYAVEGDRMWFYNRFWHPIDDSPTYDS, encoded by the exons atgggaaaaaataaaaaagaaaaatctgagAAAAACATGGATCGTGTCGGAAAATTAGATTTCTTTTCCTATGTTCTTGttctgtgttttgtcttcaacAGCTTAGTGTTGCTTTGTAATGGAGGCATCACCAGTAGTTTTGTCAGAAAATTGGAGAAAACCATTGATATGCCTCTTGATAGCGATGTTTTTCGTGTTCCATGTGGATACAATGCTCCTCAACAG GTGCATATAACACAAGGAGATGTAGAAGGGAAGGCAGTGATAGTGTCTTGGGTGACACAAGAAGCTAAAGGATCTAACAAAGTCGTTTACTGGAAAGAGAATAGCTCCAAAAAGCACAAAGCCTATGGCAAAACCAATACTTACAAGTATTACAATTATACTTCCGGTTATATCCATCATTGCCCCATCAGAAACTTAgag TATGACTCCAAGTACTATTACGTAGTAGGTGTGGGAGAAACGGAGCGTATGTTCTGGTTCTTCACTCCTCCTGAGATTGGTCCTGATGTTCCCTACACATTTGGTCTTATTG GGGATCTTGGGCAAAGTTTTGACTCAAACATAACCTTAACACATTATGAGAATAACCCAACTACAGGGCAAGCGGTTTTGTTTGTCGGGGATATCTCATACGCTGATAATTATCCATATCATGACAACAGGAGATGGGACAGTTGGGGAAGATTTGCTGAAAGAAGCACAGCATATCAACCTTGGATTTGGACCACTGGAAACCATGAACTTGATTTTGCCCCCGAAATT GGGGAAAACAGACCGTTTAAGCCATTCAAGCATAGGTACCGTACTCCTTACAGATCATCAGGCAGCACAGAACCATTCTGGTACTCGATTAAGAGAGGACCGGCTTACATAATCGTGCTAGCTTCATATTCAGCATATG GAAAATACACGCCGCAATACCAATGGCTCGAAGAAGAGTTCCCAAAGGTTAACAGGTCCGAAACTCCGTGGTTGATCGTTCTTATGCATTCACCATGGTACAACAGCTACGATTATCATTACATGGAAGGCGAAACCATGAGGGTGATGTATGAGGCATGGTTTATCAAGTACAAAGTAGATGTTGTTTTTGCAGGTCATGTCCACGCCTACGAAAGATCA GAACGTGTATCAAACATAGCTTATAATGTAGTTAACGGCATTTGCACTCCAGTCAAAGATCAATCAGCTCCGGTTTATATCACCATTGGTGATGGAGGAAATATCGAAGGATTGGCCACTAA AATGACTGAGCCTCAGCCTAAGTACTCTGCCTTCAGAGAAGCGAGCTTCGGGCACGCGATATTCTCGATAAAGAACAGGACACATGCACGCTATGGATGGCATAGGAACCAAGATGGTTACGCCGTGGAGGGTGACAGAATGTGGTTTTATAATAGATTCTGGCATCCCATTGATGATTCTCCTACTTATGATTCTTGA
- the LOC104747436 gene encoding external alternative NAD(P)H-ubiquinone oxidoreductase B4, mitochondrial-like isoform X2, whose protein sequence is MSFHSFYKRAFSLFKAYPSASKLLVVSTFSGGGVLVYSDSSPLRRLLHADATLDENGQPIRKKKVVVLGSGWSGYSFLNYLNNPNYDVQIVSPRNFFLFTPLLPSVTNGTVEARSIVEPIRGLMRKKGFEYTEAECVKIDASNKKIHCRSKDGSSLKGTAEFDMDYDILVIAVGAKPNTFNTPGVEEHAYFLKEAEDALNIRHSVIDCFERASLPNLTEEERKKILHFVVVGGGPTGVEFSAELHDFLVDDVAKIYPKVQEFTRITLLEAGDHILNMFDKRITAFAEEKFQRDGIDLKTGSMVVGVTADEISTKERETGKVVSEPYGMVVWSTGIGSRPVIRDFMQQIGQGQRRVLATDEWLRVEGCDSVYALGDTATINQRRVMEDIAAIFSKADKGNTGTLNKKDFNGVVKDICQRYPQVELYLKKNKLKNIAQLLKSANGEDTQVNIEKFKQALSEVDSQMKNLPATAQVASQQGKYLAKCFNRMEKCEKKPEGPLRFRGEGRHRFQPFRYKHFGSFAPLGGEQTPEGPLRFRGEGRHRFQPFRYKHFGSFAPLGGEQTAAELPGDWVSIGHSSQWLWYSVYASKLVSWRTRMLVISDWTRRFVFGRDSSSI, encoded by the exons ATGAGTTTCCATAGCTTTTACAAGAGAGCTTTTAGCTTGTTCAAGGCTTACCCTTCTGCTTCCAAGCTTCTTGTTGTCAGCACCTTCAG CGGTGGTGGTGTACTGGTGTATTCGGACTCGAGTCCATTGAGACGTTTATTACACGCAGACGCAACTCTTGATGAAAATGGCCAAccaataaggaagaagaaggtggtcgTTCTCGGGAGTGGATGGAGCGGCTACAGCTTCTTGAATTACTTGAACAACCCTAACTATGATGTTCAAATTGTCTCTCCTCGTAACTTTTTCCTCTTCACTCCTCTCTTGCCAAGTGTTACCAATGGCACTGTTGAAGCTCGTAGCATTGTTGAACCCATTCGTGGTCTTATGCGCAAG AAAGGATTTGAGTACACAGAAGCAGAGTGTGTCAAGATTGATGCATCGAACAAGAAAATCCACTGCCGGTCCAAGGATGGGTCAAGTCTTAAGGGCACGGCTGAGTTTGACATGGACTATGACATTTTAGTCATAGCTGTTGGAGCTAAGCCTAACACATTCAACACCCCTGGAGTTGAGGAACATGCCTATTTCCTCAAAGAAGCGGAGGATGCTCTTAACATCCGTCATTCAGTCATCGACTGTTTCGAGAGAGCCTCTCTTCCGAATCTaactgaagaagagaggaaaaagattctgcattttgttgtggttggtGGTGGACCAACTGGGGTCGAGTTCTCAGCTGAGCTTCATGATTTCTTAGTCGATGATGTGGCTAAGATATACCCAAAGGTCCAAGAGTTCACAAGAATCACTCTTCTTGAAGCAGGCGACCACATTCTCAACAT GTTTGACAAGAGGATCACTGCTTTTGCCGAGGAAAAGTTCCAAAGAGACGGTATTGATTTGAAGACAGGGTCAATGGTTGTGGGAGTGACTGCGGATGAGATATCCACAAAGGAAAGAGAAACTGGCAAAGTTGTCTCTGAACCTTATGGTATGGTTGTGTGGTCAACAGGAATTGGTTCACGTCCTGTCATCAGAGACTTTATGCAGCAGATTGGTCAGGGGCAGAGGCGTGTGTTGGCAACTGATGAATGGCTTAGAGTGGAGGGTTGCGACAGTGTGTATGCTTTAGGTGATACTGCAACGATCAACCAACGCAGAGTCATG GAAGATATAGCTGCGATTTTCAGCAAAGCAGACAAGGGAAATACAGGAACATTGAACAAGAAAGATTTCAATGGGGTGGTGAAAGACATTTGCCAGAGGTACCCTCAGGTGGAGCTCTACTTGAAGAAGAATAAACTGAAGAACATTGCACAGTTGCTCAAGAGTGCAAATGGTGAGGACACACAAGTAAATATCGAAAAGTTTAAGCAAGCCCTCTCTGAAGTGGATTCGCAGATGAAGAACCTTCCAGCAACTGCACAG GTAGCATCACAACAAGGGAAGTACCTCGCAAAGTGCTTTAACCGAATGGAGAAGTGTGAGAAGAAGCCAGAGGGGCCGTTGAGGTTCAGAGGAGAGGGTCGACACAGGTTCCAACCATTCAGGTACAAACATTTTGGATCGTTTGCTCCGCTGGGAGGGGAACAGACA CCAGAGGGACCGTTGAGGTTCAGAGGAGAGGGTCGACACAGGTTCCAACCATTCAGGTACAAACATTTTGGATCGTTTGCTCCGCTGGGAGGGGAACAGACAGCAGCTGAACTGCCAGGGGATTGGGTCTCCATAGGACACAGCAGCCAGTGGCTCTGGTACTCTGTCTACGCCAGCAAACTGGTGAGCTGGCGCACGAGGATGCTCGTTATCTCTGACTGGACTAGACGCTTTGTCTTTGGCCGTGACTCCAGCAGCATCTAA
- the LOC104747437 gene encoding WD repeat-containing protein 13-like, with translation MEVKHGSAEVEIGEKDEAKKKKKKDLEFLSCMMQPTTSESDPQYVGIRRLLLHRKAESGAISRRYDWRCNGKGYVAYRNFISRPRKWENQRTPSLLSSPGNSGRWLPSTGPLSHQFEAESFTSSRDLRSVNQVSSRRASFSSSLSDGDSSYRRGGVEHAYSFVGMHSIFDQCKSSVTVLKFGHMSSDLLAYGASDGSLTVCSLSEEPSVLKQLTGHSKDVTDFDFSSNNQYIASSSLDKTIRVWELSRGVCIRVIYGISPQFCIRFHPVNNNFLSAGNANKELTVFNFSTGRIIKKLMFDDEVTSMDHDHTGQIIFCGDGQGTVYSVSMDSHTGSLSRSHRHRTNHKSPVTTVKYRSFSLLASGPVLLTCTQDGNLCFFSVALQIKGYLTLRCSLKLAPRIHRIQASFCPLLSLEKGEYIVAGSEDSNVYFYDLTKPKHTCVNKLQGHRFPVMCVAWNHGEDLLASSDFYGVVIVWKRAKKSS, from the exons atggaggtaAAACACGGATCAGCAGAGGTAGAGATCGGCGAGAAAGAtgaagcgaagaagaagaagaagaaggatctcGAGTTTTTGAGCTGTATGATGCAGCCGACAACATCGGAATCAGATCCACAGTACGTCGGAATCCGCCGGCTTCTTCTCCATCGGAAAGCTGAATCTGGTGCTATCTCTCGCCGTTAT GATTGGAGATGCAATGGGAAAGGATATGTTGCGTATCGTAATTTCATTAGTAGACCTAGGAAATGGGAGAATCAGCGAACGCCTAGTCTCTTAAGTAGTCCAGGGAACAG TGGTCGATGGTTACCTTCTACGGGTCCTCTCTCCCATCAGTTTGAAGCTGAAAGCTTTACTTCTAGTAGG GATTTACGGAGTGTCAATCAGGTTTCAAGTCGCAGAGCGAGTTTTAGCTCGAGTTTGAGTGATGGTGATAGTTCATATCGTCGTGGTGGTGTTGAACATGCTTATTCTTTTGTTGGAATGCATTCCATCTTCGATCAATGCAAATCTTCtg TTACTGTTCTCAAGTTTGGCCATATGAGTTCGGATCTACTTGCGTATGGAGCATCAGATGGAAGCTTGACAGTTTGCAGTCTCTCGGAAGAGCCTTCTGTCCTCAAGCAGTTGACAGGACACTCGAAAGATGTCACAG ATTTTGACTTCTCGTCAAACAATCAATACATCGCGTCATCATCGCTTGATAAGACAATACGAGTATGGGAGTTGTCAAGAGGCGTTTGTATTAGAGTTATATATGGAATCTCCCCACAGTTTTGTATCCGTTTCCACCCT GTCAATAATAATTTCCTCTCCGCTGGCAATGCAAACAAGGAACTCACG GTGTTTAATTTCAGCACTGGgagaattattaaaaaattgatgttcGACGATGAGGTGACATCTATGGACCATGATCACACTGGCCAAATCATTTTCTGTGGGGATGGGCAG GGAACGGTGTATTCAGTGAGCATGGATTCACATACAGGTTCATTATCCCGGTCTCATCGCCATCGTACTAATCACAAATCCCCTGTCACAACTGTGAAGTACCGAAGCTTCTCCCTACTGGCATCAGGTCCTGTTCTGCTCACATGTACTCAGGACGGAAACTTGTGTTTCTTTAG TGTTGCCCTTCAGATAAAAGGTTATCTAACTTTGCGTTGCTCCCTCAAACTAGCCCCGCGAATACACAGAATCCAAGCATCGTTTTGCCCGCTATTATCCCTAGAGAAAGGAGAATACATAG TTGCTGGGAGCGAAGACTCGAATGTCTACTTCTATGATCTAACCAAACCGAAGCACACGTGTGTAAACAAGCTACAG GGTCACAGGTTTCCAGTCATGTGTGTTGCGTGGAACCATGGAGAGGACTTGTTGGCCTCGTCTGATTTCTACGGTGTTGTTATTGTATGGAAAAGAGCAAAGAAAAGCTCATAA
- the LOC104747436 gene encoding external alternative NAD(P)H-ubiquinone oxidoreductase B4, mitochondrial-like isoform X1: MSFHSFYKRAFSLFKAYPSASKLLVVSTFSGGGVLVYSDSSPLRRLLHADATLDENGQPIRKKKVVVLGSGWSGYSFLNYLNNPNYDVQIVSPRNFFLFTPLLPSVTNGTVEARSIVEPIRGLMRKKGFEYTEAECVKIDASNKKIHCRSKDGSSLKGTAEFDMDYDILVIAVGAKPNTFNTPGVEEHAYFLKEAEDALNIRHSVIDCFERASLPNLTEEERKKILHFVVVGGGPTGVEFSAELHDFLVDDVAKIYPKVQEFTRITLLEAGDHILNMFDKRITAFAEEKFQRDGIDLKTGSMVVGVTADEISTKERETGKVVSEPYGMVVWSTGIGSRPVIRDFMQQIGQGQRRVLATDEWLRVEGCDSVYALGDTATINQRRVMEDIAAIFSKADKGNTGTLNKKDFNGVVKDICQRYPQVELYLKKNKLKNIAQLLKSANGEDTQVNIEKFKQALSEVDSQMKNLPATAQVASQQGKYLAKCFNQMEKCEKKPEGPLRFRGEGRHRFQPFRYKHFGSFAPLGGEQTAAELPGDWVSIGHSSQWLWYSVYASKLVSWRTRMLVISDWTRRFVFGRDSSSI, encoded by the exons ATGAGTTTCCATAGCTTTTACAAGAGAGCTTTTAGCTTGTTCAAGGCTTACCCTTCTGCTTCCAAGCTTCTTGTTGTCAGCACCTTCAG CGGTGGTGGTGTACTGGTGTATTCGGACTCGAGTCCATTGAGACGTTTATTACACGCAGACGCAACTCTTGATGAAAATGGCCAAccaataaggaagaagaaggtggtcgTTCTCGGGAGTGGATGGAGCGGCTACAGCTTCTTGAATTACTTGAACAACCCTAACTATGATGTTCAAATTGTCTCTCCTCGTAACTTTTTCCTCTTCACTCCTCTCTTGCCAAGTGTTACCAATGGCACTGTTGAAGCTCGTAGCATTGTTGAACCCATTCGTGGTCTTATGCGCAAG AAAGGATTTGAGTACACAGAAGCAGAGTGTGTCAAGATTGATGCATCGAACAAGAAAATCCACTGCCGGTCCAAGGATGGGTCAAGTCTTAAGGGCACGGCTGAGTTTGACATGGACTATGACATTTTAGTCATAGCTGTTGGAGCTAAGCCTAACACATTCAACACCCCTGGAGTTGAGGAACATGCCTATTTCCTCAAAGAAGCGGAGGATGCTCTTAACATCCGTCATTCAGTCATCGACTGTTTCGAGAGAGCCTCTCTTCCGAATCTaactgaagaagagaggaaaaagattctgcattttgttgtggttggtGGTGGACCAACTGGGGTCGAGTTCTCAGCTGAGCTTCATGATTTCTTAGTCGATGATGTGGCTAAGATATACCCAAAGGTCCAAGAGTTCACAAGAATCACTCTTCTTGAAGCAGGCGACCACATTCTCAACAT GTTTGACAAGAGGATCACTGCTTTTGCCGAGGAAAAGTTCCAAAGAGACGGTATTGATTTGAAGACAGGGTCAATGGTTGTGGGAGTGACTGCGGATGAGATATCCACAAAGGAAAGAGAAACTGGCAAAGTTGTCTCTGAACCTTATGGTATGGTTGTGTGGTCAACAGGAATTGGTTCACGTCCTGTCATCAGAGACTTTATGCAGCAGATTGGTCAGGGGCAGAGGCGTGTGTTGGCAACTGATGAATGGCTTAGAGTGGAGGGTTGCGACAGTGTGTATGCTTTAGGTGATACTGCAACGATCAACCAACGCAGAGTCATG GAAGATATAGCTGCGATTTTCAGCAAAGCAGACAAGGGAAATACAGGAACATTGAACAAGAAAGATTTCAATGGGGTGGTGAAAGACATTTGCCAGAGGTACCCTCAGGTGGAGCTCTACTTGAAGAAGAATAAACTGAAGAACATTGCACAGTTGCTCAAGAGTGCAAATGGTGAGGACACACAAGTAAATATCGAAAAGTTTAAGCAAGCCCTCTCTGAAGTGGATTCGCAGATGAAGAACCTTCCAGCAACTGCACAG GTAGCATCACAACAAGGAAAGTACCTCGCAAAGTGCTTCAACCAAATGGAGAAGTGTGAGAAGAAGCCAGAGGGACCGTTGAGGTTCAGAGGAGAGGGTCGACACAGGTTCCAACCATTCAGGTACAAACATTTTGGATCGTTTGCTCCGCTGGGAGGGGAACAGACAGCAGCTGAACTGCCAGGGGATTGGGTCTCCATAGGACACAGCAGCCAGTGGCTCTGGTACTCTGTCTACGCCAGCAAACTGGTGAGCTGGCGCACGAGGATGCTCGTTATCTCTGACTGGACTAGACGCTTTGTCTTTGGCCGTGACTCCAGCAGCATCTAA
- the LOC104747433 gene encoding BEL1-like homeodomain protein 7, translating to MATYYRSGSSEIYSRPEYAPGNAMIYTNSFSETFPRESTNNDVSPSKEIQVVSSFGGASQMVEVQDSGSWRDQEDNDRSCFPVMMRLGLSSQIETSRSNNNNNEYATQVASGFTRTIHNSKYLKAAQQLLDEAVNVKKALKQFQPEGDKISEEKEKILQTNIAEIPQAERQELQSKLSKLLSILDEVDRKYKQYYHQMQIVVSSFDVIAGCGAAKPYTALALQTISRHFRCLRDAISGQILVIRKSLGGEHDGSDGRGVGISRLRNVDQQVRQQRALQRLGVMQPHTWRPQRGLPDSSVLVLRAWLFEHFLHPYPKDSDKIMLARQTGLSRGQVSNWFINARVRLWKPMVEEMYKEEFTEALEENDPNLSSENTPEITEIQEQQTESSSNNGHASGVASSSMGQSTVAPGGDRFMMVTDMTRNGSGGMSLTLGIQNSDARGDVPMSGGIDNYENNISGTNFQYLNSRNHQHRLGSSNLLHDFVA from the exons atGGCAACTTATTACAGAAGTGGCTCAAGTGAGATTTATTCCAGACCAGAATATGCTCCTGGAAACGCAATGATCTACACAAATTCTTTCTCAGAGACGTTTCCTAGAGAATCAACTAACAATGATGTCTCACCTTCAAAAGAGATTCAAGTAGTGTCAAGTTTTGGTGGAGCTTCACAAATGGTGGAGGTTCAAGATTCTGGTTCTTGGAGAGATCAAGAAGACAATGACAGGAGTTGTTTCCCAGTGATGATGCGTCTTGGTCTCAGCTCGCAGATTGAGACATCCAGaagcaataataataacaacgaGTATGCAACACAGGTTGCTTCAGGCTTTACTCGAACCATTCACAACTCAAAGTATCTCAAGGCTGCTCAACAGCTTCTTGATGAAGCTGTTAATGTTAAGAAAGCTCTGAAGCAGTTTCAGCCAGAGGGAGACAAGATTagtgaagaaaaagagaagattcTTCAGACGAATATTGCTGAAATCCCTCAAGCAGAGAGACAAGAACTGCAGAGCAAGTTGTCGAAACTTCTTTCGATATTAGACGAG gtgGATAGAAAATACAAGCAGTATTACCATCAGATGCAGATAGTTGTGTCGTCTTTCGATGTAATAGCTGGATGTGGAGCAGCCAAACCGTACACGGCCCTCGCGCTTCAGACCATCTCAAGGCATTTCCGTTGCTTAAGGGATGCGATATCCGGACAAATCTTGGTGATAAGGAAAAGTTTAGGAGGGGAACATGATGGATCAGATGGGAGAGGAGTAGGGATAAGCAGATTAAGGAATGTTGATCAACAGGTAAGGCAACAAAGAGCATTGCAGCGGTTAGGTGTGATGCAACCTCACACTTGGCGGCCTCAACGCGGTTTACCtgattcctctgttttggtTCTCCGTGCTTGGCTATTCGAGCATTTCCTCCACCC TTATCCAAAGGATTCAGACAAGATCATGCTCGCTAGACAAACGGGGTTGAGCCGAGGCCAG GTGTCGAACTGGTTCATAAATGCGCGTGTGCGTCTGTGGAAACCAATGGTGGAGGAGATGTACAAGGAGGAATTCACAGAAGCATTGGAGGAGAATGATCCCAACCTGTCTTCTGAAAACACACCAGAGATCACCGAGATTCAAGAGCAGCAAACTGAGTCTAGTTCCAACAACGGCCATGCATCTGGTGTGGCAAGCAGCAGCATGGGACAAAGCACGGTGGCTCCTGGTGGTGACAGGTTCATGATGGTGACTGACATGACAAGGAATGGTAGTGGTGGGATGTCTTTAACGTTGGGGATTCAAAATTCCGACGCACGTGGCGATGTTCCTATGTCTGGTGGGATAGATAATTACGAGAATAACATCTCCGGAACCAATTTCCAGTACTTAAACTCTCGCAACCACCAGCACCGGCTTGGCTCTTCAAATTTGTTGCATGACTTTGTAGCTTGA